From the Microbacterium thalassium genome, one window contains:
- a CDS encoding M20/M25/M40 family metallo-hydrolase: protein MSTPVERLQELLRIPTVSHADESLVDWERFDELRAAIERLYPTMHAVLEREIVDGHSLLYRWRGSSPGRATVLMAHMDVVPVIPGDWKHPPFGAVVTGEGEDAEIHARGAIDDKGSLVAILEAVEVLAGEGFTPANDVYVAFGHNEETAGGGARAIAETLRERGVEPAVVLDEGGAVVDGVIPGVAVPTAMVGVAERGIMTLVLTARESGGHASTPPPMPATARLARAIDRLQRNPFPVRLSPAVRAMLATVAPHAPQPLRGLFENLSVTGPLVARALATLGPETNASVRTTAVATRLAGAPGENVLAATATAAINIRLLTGDTVEGATERVRRVVADDAIGIEVLRASDPSPVSPWRGAAWRRVATAVADGLGEDIATLPYLQLGASDSRWFTGICASVYRFTPFHLTRAERDALHAHDERIRVTSWLRGIAFYREFIAAS from the coding sequence ATGAGCACGCCCGTCGAGCGCCTGCAGGAGCTGCTGCGCATCCCCACTGTTTCGCACGCCGACGAGTCCCTCGTCGACTGGGAGCGCTTCGACGAGCTGCGCGCCGCGATCGAGCGGCTCTACCCGACGATGCACGCGGTGCTCGAGCGCGAGATCGTCGACGGGCACTCGCTGCTGTACCGGTGGCGGGGATCGTCTCCCGGCCGGGCGACGGTGCTGATGGCGCACATGGATGTCGTCCCCGTCATCCCCGGAGACTGGAAGCACCCGCCGTTCGGCGCCGTCGTGACCGGCGAGGGCGAGGACGCCGAGATCCACGCGCGCGGAGCGATCGACGACAAGGGATCGCTCGTGGCGATCCTCGAGGCCGTCGAGGTGCTCGCGGGCGAGGGCTTCACGCCGGCGAACGATGTGTACGTCGCGTTCGGGCACAACGAGGAGACGGCCGGCGGCGGCGCACGCGCGATCGCCGAGACGCTGCGCGAGCGCGGCGTGGAGCCCGCCGTCGTGCTCGACGAGGGCGGCGCGGTCGTCGACGGCGTGATCCCCGGCGTCGCGGTGCCGACCGCGATGGTCGGGGTCGCCGAGCGCGGCATCATGACGCTCGTCCTCACGGCGCGTGAGAGCGGCGGCCATGCGTCGACTCCGCCGCCGATGCCCGCGACCGCGCGCCTCGCGCGCGCGATCGACCGCCTGCAGCGCAATCCGTTCCCGGTGCGCCTGTCGCCGGCCGTCCGCGCGATGCTCGCCACGGTGGCTCCGCACGCTCCGCAGCCGCTGCGCGGGCTGTTCGAGAACCTGTCGGTCACCGGCCCCCTGGTCGCCCGGGCGCTGGCGACCCTCGGGCCCGAGACGAACGCGAGCGTGCGCACCACCGCCGTGGCCACGCGGCTGGCGGGGGCGCCGGGCGAGAACGTGCTGGCCGCGACCGCGACCGCGGCGATCAACATCCGCCTGCTCACGGGCGACACCGTCGAGGGGGCGACCGAGCGCGTGCGGCGCGTCGTCGCCGATGACGCGATCGGGATCGAGGTGCTCCGTGCCTCCGATCCGTCGCCGGTCTCGCCGTGGCGCGGGGCGGCGTGGCGCCGTGTCGCGACGGCCGTGGCGGACGGGCTGGGCGAGGACATCGCGACCCTGCCGTACCTGCAGCTCGGCGCGAGCGACAGCCGGTGGTTCACCGGCATCTGCGCGAGCGTCTACCGCTTCACGCCGTTCCACCTCACGCGCGCCGAGCGCGACGCGCTGCACGCGCACGACGAGCGCATCCGCGTGACGTCGTGGCTGCGGGGGATCGCGTTCTACCGCGAGTTCATCGCCGCGAGCTGA
- a CDS encoding Gfo/Idh/MocA family protein, with translation MTGLRWGILATGLIAHLFTADLHMAGHTVTAVGSRRREAADAFAAEFGIAHAHGSYDALVADPDVDIVYIGTPHTAHAENALLALDAGKHVLVEKPFTLTAAEAERVRDAARERGLLAMEAMWTRYLPHMVRVRELVASGALGDVRAVFADHTQSLPADPGHRLNALDLGGGALLDLGIYPVSFAWDILGAPESVTASARLGETGADTEVATIMTHAGGALSTSLSSSRAAGPNTAHILGTEARIDIDRVWYTATSFRMTAADGSVLEEFRSEIEGRGMQYQALAAEAAVASGRFDSEILPLDETVAIMAALDDVRRRIGVDYPGED, from the coding sequence ATGACCGGACTCAGATGGGGGATCCTGGCCACGGGCCTGATCGCGCACTTGTTCACCGCCGACCTGCACATGGCCGGGCACACGGTGACGGCGGTCGGGTCGCGGCGTCGCGAGGCGGCGGACGCCTTCGCGGCGGAGTTCGGGATTGCGCACGCGCACGGTTCGTACGACGCGCTCGTCGCCGATCCGGACGTGGACATCGTGTACATCGGGACCCCTCACACCGCGCACGCCGAGAACGCCCTGCTGGCGCTGGACGCCGGCAAGCACGTGCTCGTCGAGAAGCCGTTCACACTGACCGCGGCCGAGGCCGAACGGGTGCGCGACGCCGCACGCGAGCGCGGTCTGCTGGCGATGGAGGCGATGTGGACGCGCTACCTGCCGCACATGGTGCGCGTGCGGGAGCTGGTGGCCTCGGGTGCGCTGGGCGATGTCCGCGCGGTCTTCGCGGACCACACCCAGAGCCTTCCGGCCGATCCCGGGCATCGCCTCAACGCGCTGGACCTCGGCGGCGGTGCGCTGCTGGACCTCGGCATCTACCCCGTCTCATTCGCGTGGGACATCCTGGGCGCGCCCGAATCGGTCACGGCGAGCGCGCGTCTGGGCGAGACCGGCGCCGACACCGAGGTCGCCACGATCATGACCCACGCGGGCGGAGCGCTGTCGACGTCGCTGTCGTCGTCGCGGGCCGCCGGCCCCAACACGGCGCACATCCTCGGCACCGAGGCGCGCATCGACATCGACCGGGTCTGGTACACCGCGACGTCGTTCCGGATGACCGCCGCCGACGGCTCCGTGCTGGAGGAGTTCCGCTCCGAGATCGAAGGACGCGGGATGCAGTACCAGGCCCTCGCGGCCGAGGCCGCCGTCGCGTCGGGCCGGTTCGACAGCGAGATCCTCCCGCTGGACGAGACGGTCGCGATCATGGCCGCACTCGACGACGTGCGCCGCCGGATCGGCGTCGACTACCCGGGAGAGGACTGA
- a CDS encoding NYN domain-containing protein, with protein MPDLQDPRVAVYLDFDNIVMSWYDRVHGKSSYMRDRQKKTDDEFAEALAAARVDVGAIIDYAASFGTLVLTRAYADWSSPVNAKYRDQLVGRAVDLVQLFPAAAYAKNGADIRLAVDAVEDMFRLPDLTHVVIVAGDSDYVPLAQRCKRLGRVVVGVGVAGSTAKSLAAACDQFDTYDSLPGVAAPPTAPAAKGGGSRGSRKKTEKADPADELLERALRLESERTDDEWVHASALKSLLRRMDPSFSEKTLGHKSFTDYIAAHDTVAELKEDGNVRLVRLAADRR; from the coding sequence ATGCCCGACCTGCAGGACCCACGTGTGGCGGTCTACCTGGACTTCGACAACATCGTCATGAGCTGGTACGACCGCGTGCACGGCAAGAGCAGCTACATGCGCGACCGGCAGAAGAAGACCGACGACGAGTTCGCCGAAGCGCTCGCGGCGGCCCGCGTCGATGTCGGCGCGATCATCGACTACGCGGCATCGTTCGGGACGCTCGTGCTCACCCGCGCCTACGCCGACTGGTCGTCGCCGGTCAACGCCAAGTACCGCGATCAGCTCGTGGGCCGTGCGGTCGACCTCGTTCAGCTGTTCCCGGCCGCCGCGTACGCCAAGAACGGGGCCGACATCCGGCTCGCCGTCGACGCCGTCGAGGACATGTTCCGTCTCCCCGATCTCACGCACGTCGTGATCGTCGCGGGCGACTCCGACTACGTCCCGCTCGCGCAGCGCTGCAAGCGCCTGGGGCGCGTCGTGGTGGGCGTCGGCGTCGCCGGCTCCACGGCCAAGTCGCTGGCCGCCGCGTGCGACCAGTTCGACACGTACGATTCGCTGCCCGGCGTCGCCGCTCCCCCGACCGCTCCCGCGGCCAAGGGCGGCGGTTCGCGCGGCTCGCGCAAGAAGACCGAGAAGGCCGACCCCGCCGACGAGCTCCTCGAACGCGCGCTGCGCCTGGAGAGCGAGCGCACCGACGACGAGTGGGTGCACGCGTCGGCGCTGAAGAGCCTGCTGCGGCGCATGGATCCGTCCTTCAGCGAGAAGACCCTGGGACACAAGAGCTTCACGGACTACATCGCCGCGCACGACACCGTCGCCGAGCTCAAGGAGGACGGCAACGTGCGCCTGGTCCGGCTGGCGGCCGACCGCCGCTGA
- a CDS encoding substrate-binding domain-containing protein: protein MRWAPSGVTAPGRAVLAAGMALAVAVVLSGCAILSTGQESSEAAGRRACGILPGGPDAASRWADLDAPLLRESLSAEGFTVDIRLVPAAEYSSAADDLLSGGCRVLLLTDQDGAGEPVALRAADRGVPVLAYDRPVTAADAAVGFDAGAIGSLAATALTDALTAAEVDPATAVIVTAPGDPSDPRSAEFTRGATETLEAAGAAPSRSLAGVWDEFRTGISFARALSALDGEIDAVWAADDANAAGAIDVLADSGAEGVIVVGQGASLTGLRNILLGRQTATVYTPVALEVDAAAEAAVALARGEEPATAAALDDGTPFIAVQPQIVGVDQVADVVADGGVTVGELCAGDVADACARHGLG, encoded by the coding sequence GTGAGGTGGGCGCCGTCGGGGGTGACGGCGCCGGGCCGCGCTGTGCTCGCCGCCGGGATGGCCCTCGCGGTCGCGGTCGTGCTGAGCGGCTGCGCCATCCTCAGCACCGGGCAGGAGTCCTCGGAAGCCGCGGGCCGGCGTGCGTGCGGCATCCTCCCCGGCGGACCCGACGCCGCATCCCGGTGGGCCGACCTCGACGCGCCGCTGCTGCGCGAGTCGCTCTCGGCCGAGGGGTTCACCGTCGACATCCGCCTCGTCCCGGCCGCGGAGTACTCGTCCGCCGCGGATGACCTGCTCTCGGGCGGATGCCGCGTGCTCCTGCTCACCGACCAGGACGGGGCGGGAGAGCCCGTGGCACTGCGCGCCGCCGACCGCGGCGTCCCCGTCCTCGCCTACGACCGTCCGGTGACCGCCGCCGACGCGGCCGTCGGGTTCGACGCCGGCGCCATCGGCTCGCTCGCGGCGACGGCGCTGACCGACGCGCTGACCGCCGCGGAGGTCGATCCGGCCACCGCCGTGATCGTGACCGCGCCCGGCGACCCGTCGGATCCGCGGTCGGCCGAGTTCACGCGCGGCGCGACGGAGACGCTCGAGGCCGCCGGGGCCGCCCCCTCGCGCAGCCTCGCCGGCGTGTGGGACGAGTTCCGAACCGGCATCTCCTTCGCCCGGGCCCTGTCGGCGCTCGACGGGGAGATCGACGCGGTCTGGGCCGCCGACGACGCCAATGCCGCCGGGGCCATCGACGTCCTCGCCGACAGCGGGGCCGAGGGTGTGATCGTGGTGGGCCAGGGCGCGTCGCTCACGGGGCTGCGCAACATCCTGCTCGGCCGTCAGACGGCGACCGTGTACACCCCCGTCGCGCTCGAGGTCGACGCCGCCGCCGAGGCGGCCGTGGCCCTCGCGCGCGGTGAGGAGCCCGCCACCGCCGCCGCCCTGGACGACGGCACGCCCTTCATCGCGGTGCAGCCGCAGATCGTGGGAGTCGACCAGGTGGCCGATGTCGTCGCCGACGGCGGAGTGACCGTCGGCGAGCTGTGCGCGGGCGACGTCGCCGACGCGTGCGCGCGCCACGGACTCGGCTGA
- a CDS encoding NAD-dependent deacylase, whose product MRIVVLTGAGISAESGVPTFRDAGGLWEGHRVEDVATPEAFDADPDTVQRFYDMRRRAVAGTHPNAAHRALARLEGALGDDLLVVTQNIDDLHERAGSTRVVHMHGELLRARCTACGERPVWSDDLIDAPPCPACGTSTLRPDVVWFGEMPYDLDVIEQAVVACDVFVSIGTSGSVYPAAGYVALATAFEARTVELNLEPTEALVPFDDARAGAASLLVPQWVDEVLDARR is encoded by the coding sequence ATGCGCATCGTCGTCCTCACCGGCGCCGGGATCTCGGCCGAGAGCGGCGTGCCCACGTTCCGCGACGCCGGCGGACTGTGGGAGGGCCACCGCGTCGAGGACGTCGCCACCCCCGAAGCGTTCGACGCCGACCCCGACACCGTGCAGCGCTTCTACGACATGCGGCGCCGCGCCGTCGCCGGGACGCATCCGAACGCCGCGCACCGGGCGCTCGCCCGGCTCGAGGGTGCGCTGGGCGATGACCTCCTCGTCGTGACGCAGAACATCGACGACCTGCACGAGCGGGCGGGGAGCACGCGCGTCGTGCACATGCACGGAGAGCTCCTGCGGGCTCGGTGCACCGCGTGCGGCGAGCGGCCGGTGTGGAGCGACGACCTCATCGACGCACCGCCGTGCCCGGCGTGCGGCACCTCGACGCTGCGCCCCGACGTCGTGTGGTTCGGCGAGATGCCCTACGACCTCGATGTGATCGAGCAGGCGGTCGTCGCGTGCGACGTGTTCGTCTCGATCGGCACGTCGGGGTCCGTGTACCCGGCGGCGGGCTACGTCGCCCTCGCGACCGCGTTCGAGGCCCGCACGGTCGAACTGAATCTCGAGCCGACCGAGGCCCTCGTGCCGTTCGACGACGCGCGCGCGGGAGCGGCGTCGCTGCTCGTCCCGCAGTGGGTGGACGAAGTGCTCGACGCCCGCCGCTGA
- a CDS encoding ATP-dependent DNA ligase, protein MELNELVATTDAVAGTAARREKVAALAALLRGLAADDVPVAVGLLLARPRQGRLGVGWRGLDALEVAHAETPTLTLADVDEAFTRLADAEGAGSATTRRDTLRALAARATPGEWQLLRRVILGELRTGALEGVLLDAVAAAADRPAAVVRRAAMLSGDLGRTAALALSPDPESLDAVGLEVGTPVLPMLASTSASTADALATLGGTASVEVKLDGARIQVHRRGDDVAVYTRSLADITARVAEIVEVVRSLPAENVILDGETLALDESGAPRPFQDTMARFGSDDAADVALRPWFFDVLHLDGRDLIDEPLTHRRAVLDRLAPGARVPGILTADAAEAEEFARRALADGHEGVMVKAADSAYAAGRRGKAWLKVKPVLTFDLVVLGVEWGSGRREGLLSNLHLGARDVGGEFGEPGGFVMVGKTFKGLTDDLLAWQTAHFPQIETHRTRHAVHVRPETVVEIAVDGVQRSSRYTGGVALRFARVRGYRPDKSAAEADTISALRALLR, encoded by the coding sequence ATGGAGCTGAACGAGCTCGTCGCGACCACCGACGCGGTCGCCGGAACGGCCGCGCGGCGCGAGAAGGTCGCGGCCCTGGCCGCGCTGCTGCGCGGACTCGCCGCCGACGACGTGCCGGTGGCCGTCGGCCTGCTGCTGGCGCGACCGCGCCAGGGGCGGCTCGGTGTCGGATGGCGGGGGCTGGACGCGCTGGAGGTCGCCCACGCCGAGACCCCCACGCTGACGCTGGCGGACGTCGACGAAGCCTTCACGCGGCTCGCGGACGCCGAGGGCGCGGGGTCCGCGACGACGCGGCGCGACACGCTGCGTGCGCTTGCGGCTCGCGCGACGCCGGGGGAGTGGCAGCTGCTGCGCCGCGTGATCCTCGGCGAGCTGCGCACCGGTGCGCTCGAGGGCGTGCTGCTGGATGCCGTGGCAGCGGCCGCCGACCGGCCTGCCGCGGTTGTGCGCCGCGCGGCGATGCTGTCGGGCGATCTCGGGCGGACCGCCGCCCTCGCCCTGTCGCCGGACCCCGAGTCGCTCGACGCGGTGGGGCTGGAGGTCGGGACGCCGGTGCTGCCCATGCTCGCCTCGACGTCGGCGTCGACCGCCGACGCCCTCGCCACGCTCGGCGGGACGGCGTCGGTGGAGGTCAAGCTCGACGGCGCCCGCATCCAGGTCCACCGCCGCGGCGACGACGTGGCGGTGTACACGCGCAGCCTCGCCGACATCACCGCGCGGGTCGCCGAGATCGTCGAGGTCGTGCGGAGCCTCCCCGCCGAGAACGTCATCCTCGACGGCGAGACGCTCGCGCTCGACGAATCCGGTGCTCCCCGTCCCTTCCAGGACACGATGGCCAGGTTCGGCTCCGACGACGCGGCCGACGTCGCGCTGCGACCCTGGTTCTTCGACGTCCTCCACCTCGACGGACGCGACCTCATCGACGAGCCGCTCACGCACCGCCGCGCGGTGCTGGACCGGCTCGCCCCCGGCGCGCGCGTGCCCGGCATCCTGACCGCCGACGCCGCCGAGGCGGAGGAGTTCGCCCGCCGGGCGCTCGCAGACGGGCACGAGGGCGTCATGGTCAAGGCCGCCGACTCCGCGTACGCGGCCGGCAGGCGCGGCAAGGCGTGGCTCAAGGTCAAGCCGGTGCTGACGTTCGACCTCGTCGTCCTGGGGGTGGAGTGGGGCTCGGGCCGCCGCGAGGGCCTGCTGTCGAACCTGCATCTGGGCGCGCGCGACGTCGGCGGCGAGTTCGGCGAGCCCGGCGGCTTCGTCATGGTGGGCAAGACCTTCAAGGGGCTGACCGACGATCTGCTGGCGTGGCAGACGGCGCACTTCCCGCAGATCGAGACGCATCGCACGAGGCATGCGGTCCACGTGCGGCCCGAGACCGTCGTCGAGATCGCCGTGGACGGCGTTCAGCGCTCGTCGCGGTACACGGGCGGGGTGGCGCTGCGCTTCGCGCGCGTGCGGGGATACCGGCCCGACAAGTCCGCGGCCGAGGCCGACACGATCTCGGCGCTGCGGGCCCTGCTGCGGTGA
- a CDS encoding LLM class flavin-dependent oxidoreductase, with product MAPHIAHLSIGIAAAAGPDVARTAARAAEDAGLHALWVNDTPAADALELLAAAAAVTDRLVLATGVLPVDRRPADEVAARVAALGLPVDRLMLGVGSGQLRRGALARVEADAARLREDPAAPVVVGALGPRMRSLGAERADGLLLSWLTPEIAARQTAEAHALSPRAHVALYARTAVDVDAVPRMRREAERYASFPAYTAHFARLGVDPGDTVITPDRLAGQVAEYRAGVDELVLRAITAADEPLAIARFVESVAGAMIGPWS from the coding sequence ATGGCACCGCACATCGCCCACCTCTCGATCGGCATCGCGGCCGCCGCCGGACCCGATGTCGCCCGGACCGCCGCGCGAGCGGCCGAGGATGCGGGACTGCACGCGCTGTGGGTCAACGACACCCCGGCGGCGGATGCGCTCGAGCTCCTCGCGGCCGCGGCGGCCGTCACCGACCGCCTGGTGCTGGCGACCGGCGTGCTGCCGGTCGACCGCCGGCCCGCCGACGAGGTCGCCGCCCGCGTGGCCGCGCTCGGGCTCCCCGTGGACCGGCTGATGCTCGGCGTCGGCTCCGGGCAGCTGCGCCGCGGAGCGCTCGCGCGCGTCGAAGCGGATGCCGCGCGCCTGCGCGAGGATCCGGCCGCGCCCGTCGTCGTGGGAGCGCTCGGTCCCCGCATGCGGTCGCTGGGCGCGGAGCGCGCCGACGGACTCCTGCTGAGCTGGCTCACGCCCGAGATCGCGGCGCGACAGACCGCCGAGGCGCACGCCCTCTCACCGCGGGCGCACGTCGCCCTGTACGCACGCACGGCGGTCGACGTGGACGCCGTGCCGCGCATGCGGCGCGAGGCGGAGCGCTACGCGTCGTTCCCCGCCTACACCGCCCACTTCGCACGTCTCGGCGTCGACCCGGGCGACACCGTCATCACGCCGGATCGCCTCGCAGGGCAGGTGGCGGAGTACCGGGCGGGCGTCGACGAGCTCGTGCTTCGTGCCATCACCGCGGCCGACGAGCCCCTCGCGATCGCGCGTTTCGTGGAGTCGGTGGCCGGTGCCATGATCGGGCCATGGAGCTGA
- a CDS encoding aminotransferase: protein MSSSTPQAPGLVQATPPAVDDETAAGIALDGWGVAGRARPLGSNQDRNFLIEREDGPALLLKIANPSTTVPELEAQSAAADLIAARAGTRAPRAHRRPGGGTTLAVPISGVVMHARLLDFLPGETLSGYLSPAVVSALGALAARVAQALSALALPGADRAHQWDLRRAPDVLAELLPAVPDDAARRRLADAAGAAARALAPVVGDLPVQAIHGDLTDDNVVRSDPLTRLPDGVIDLGDLGRSWAVAELAITVSSLLHHDGVDLAAAMRAVTAYHRERPLSDAEQTALWPLVVQRGAVLVASAHQVLSGDPGNGYAAENLAHERAIFDRAVSVPLEVATALVRAATGHAPAPLALPAARPLIDTDAPHVVDLSPASALLDDGRWLRAETEDAAFAAAPQGAVAAARFGESRLTRAVPLDPEPPRIVSLGVELATPSGAPLLAPWAGTVAPTPSGFVLTAHGVRLIVDGCRLIEPAGSAVVAGDRVAEPAGRVWVQVVREGVDAPRFAPRSLAAAWTAVVADPSPLVPGLEPAPAPLDAARLLERRDAVFAEVQEHYYDAPPVMVRGWRELLVDAEGRVYLDTLNNVTAVGHSHPRLADAVDRQWRLLNTNSRFHYPAVVEFSERLAELVPDPLDTVFLVNSGSEAVDLSLRLARGWSGRPDVVAVEEAYHGWTYLTDAVSTSTADNPAALETRPAWVHTVPSPHPFRGPHADAPERYAADAADEIARLAAAGSPVGAFVAETAFGNGGGMFLPDGYLARVYDAVRTHGGLAIADEVQVGYGRLGEWFWGFQQQDAVPDIVAVAKSMGNGHPLGAVITTREVAARYRTGGYFFSSAGGSPVSSVVGLTVLDIMRDEDLVGNARRVGGALRERLLALGDRHPILAAVHGAGLYLGPEFVRDRETWEPATAETAAICRRLRDLGVIAQPTGDHQNILKIKPPLCFGEDSADALVAALDRVLTEGW from the coding sequence ATGAGCTCTTCCACTCCGCAGGCCCCGGGCCTCGTGCAGGCCACCCCGCCCGCGGTGGACGACGAGACGGCGGCGGGCATCGCGCTCGACGGCTGGGGCGTCGCCGGGCGCGCACGCCCGCTCGGCAGCAATCAGGACCGCAACTTCCTCATCGAGCGCGAGGACGGCCCCGCCCTCCTGCTGAAGATCGCCAACCCGAGCACCACGGTTCCCGAACTCGAGGCTCAGTCCGCGGCGGCGGACCTGATCGCGGCCCGCGCCGGCACCCGCGCCCCGCGGGCGCACCGCCGCCCCGGCGGGGGAACCACCCTCGCCGTGCCGATCTCGGGCGTCGTGATGCACGCGCGGCTGCTGGACTTCCTCCCGGGCGAGACGCTGTCGGGATACCTCTCGCCGGCGGTCGTGAGCGCACTCGGCGCCCTCGCGGCGCGTGTCGCGCAGGCCCTGAGCGCCCTCGCACTACCCGGCGCCGACCGCGCGCACCAGTGGGATCTGCGTCGAGCGCCCGACGTGCTCGCCGAGCTCCTCCCCGCCGTGCCCGACGACGCTGCGCGGCGCCGACTCGCGGATGCCGCGGGCGCCGCGGCGCGCGCGCTGGCGCCTGTCGTCGGCGATCTGCCCGTGCAGGCGATCCACGGCGACCTCACCGACGACAACGTCGTCCGCAGCGACCCGCTGACACGGCTGCCCGACGGCGTCATCGACCTCGGCGACCTCGGTCGCTCGTGGGCCGTCGCGGAGCTCGCCATCACGGTCTCGTCGCTGCTGCACCACGACGGCGTCGACCTCGCCGCCGCGATGCGCGCCGTGACCGCCTACCACCGGGAGCGCCCGCTCTCGGACGCCGAGCAGACGGCGCTGTGGCCGCTCGTCGTGCAGCGCGGCGCAGTGCTGGTCGCGAGCGCCCACCAGGTGCTGTCCGGCGACCCCGGCAACGGCTACGCCGCGGAGAACCTCGCGCACGAGCGGGCCATCTTCGACCGGGCGGTGTCGGTTCCGCTCGAGGTCGCCACCGCGCTCGTGCGCGCCGCGACCGGGCACGCCCCGGCCCCGCTCGCGCTTCCGGCCGCCCGGCCGCTCATCGACACGGACGCGCCGCACGTCGTCGACCTGTCGCCGGCGAGCGCCCTGCTCGACGATGGCCGGTGGCTCCGCGCCGAGACCGAGGACGCCGCGTTCGCAGCGGCACCGCAGGGAGCGGTCGCGGCCGCGCGGTTCGGCGAGTCCCGCCTCACGCGCGCCGTGCCGCTGGACCCCGAGCCGCCGCGCATCGTCTCACTCGGCGTCGAGCTGGCGACCCCCTCGGGCGCTCCCCTGCTCGCCCCCTGGGCCGGCACCGTGGCGCCGACGCCGTCGGGGTTCGTCCTCACCGCGCACGGCGTCCGCCTCATCGTCGACGGCTGCCGCCTCATCGAGCCCGCCGGGTCGGCGGTCGTCGCGGGCGACCGCGTCGCGGAGCCCGCGGGCCGGGTGTGGGTCCAGGTGGTGCGCGAGGGCGTCGACGCGCCCCGCTTCGCCCCACGGAGCCTCGCTGCGGCGTGGACCGCGGTCGTGGCCGACCCGTCGCCGCTCGTCCCGGGGCTCGAACCCGCGCCCGCGCCCCTCGACGCCGCACGTCTGCTCGAGCGCCGCGACGCCGTGTTCGCCGAGGTCCAGGAGCACTACTACGACGCCCCTCCGGTCATGGTGCGCGGGTGGCGCGAGCTGCTCGTCGACGCCGAGGGCCGCGTCTACCTCGACACGCTCAACAACGTCACGGCCGTCGGCCACTCCCACCCGCGGCTGGCCGATGCGGTGGACCGGCAGTGGCGACTGCTCAACACGAACTCGCGGTTCCACTACCCGGCCGTCGTGGAGTTCTCGGAGCGGCTGGCCGAGCTCGTCCCCGACCCGCTCGACACGGTCTTCCTGGTCAACAGCGGGTCCGAGGCGGTGGATCTCTCCCTCCGGCTCGCGCGGGGGTGGTCGGGACGCCCGGACGTGGTCGCGGTCGAGGAGGCGTACCACGGCTGGACGTACCTGACCGACGCCGTGTCGACCTCGACCGCCGACAACCCGGCAGCCCTCGAGACGCGGCCCGCGTGGGTGCACACGGTGCCCTCGCCCCATCCGTTCCGCGGCCCCCACGCCGATGCCCCCGAGCGCTACGCCGCCGACGCCGCGGACGAGATCGCACGCCTGGCCGCCGCGGGCTCGCCGGTGGGCGCCTTCGTCGCCGAGACCGCGTTCGGCAACGGCGGCGGCATGTTCCTCCCCGACGGCTACCTCGCCCGCGTGTACGACGCGGTGCGCACCCACGGGGGTCTTGCGATCGCCGACGAGGTGCAGGTGGGCTACGGACGCCTCGGCGAGTGGTTCTGGGGCTTCCAGCAGCAGGACGCCGTGCCCGACATCGTCGCGGTCGCGAAGTCGATGGGCAACGGGCATCCCCTGGGCGCCGTCATCACGACGCGCGAGGTCGCGGCCCGCTACCGCACCGGCGGGTACTTCTTCTCGTCCGCCGGCGGCAGTCCGGTCTCCAGCGTCGTGGGCCTCACGGTGCTCGACATCATGCGCGACGAGGATCTCGTCGGCAACGCCCGCCGCGTCGGCGGTGCGCTGCGCGAAAGGCTGCTCGCCCTCGGGGACCGGCATCCGATCCTCGCGGCCGTCCACGGCGCGGGGCTGTATCTCGGACCCGAGTTCGTGCGCGACCGCGAGACGTGGGAGCCGGCGACGGCGGAGACCGCCGCGATCTGCCGGCGCCTGCGCGACCTCGGCGTCATCGCGCAGCCGACCGGCGACCACCAGAACATCCTCAAGATCAAGCCGCCGCTGTGCTTCGGCGAGGACAGCGCCGACGCCCTCGTGGCCGCTCTGGACCGCGTGCTCACCGAGGGCTGGTGA